The following is a genomic window from Amphiura filiformis chromosome 4, Afil_fr2py, whole genome shotgun sequence.
gtggagcaaatttttttctcttctttattGTATACCGGTACttgattttagaatttttttaatttacgtAATATATTACTATTAGGCCTTATATTATAGTATTACAAGTACCTTTACAAAGAGCGAAATATTAAAGTAAAGATAAATTGTTTTTTTACAGAACGATTTTGTGACTTTGCAGTTTGCTCTGGTAGGGGCAATTTCCAGGCACTATGATCTTTCGGTGTATGGAGACGATACGGTATATTtttttcttatgtttgacttatttcgttaaaataaaattgaactcGTCATTAATTAAGGTCGATTAAGATGTTTAATAAACGCATAAAAAGTCCCACTGCAAATGCATGTGAGATTGGCCGTATAAAAATTAGATTGCGATTTGCATTTTTGATACAAACGCACAGTGTGTACGTACGGTCCACGTTGATATTGACATTGTGTACGGCGTCACGACGGTTCgtgcaacgcgcctaattttcactaccacgaaaaagtctcattttgaaagtaaaatcatgatatatggatgtagtacTGGTCCTTAAATCTACCAAagtatttgggtttttttagcAACTATTTGCGAAGCACTGAAATACAttacaattaattttaagcagCATTTACGATgcggtttttagtcaaaatcaaaatcatgctgtattgAAGTAGACATAAGACCCGGACACCACTAAAATCCAAATGCTTCGCCCTCTTGtgaccagatcagatgttagtctttgttccCCAGCCGCATTGTTATCCTTCGTGACGAAGGAgtacaatccagtttggaaccgagactagcaatatgtaCGTACGTTTTGAATGCCGTATTAACGCACGGTCTACGCAGCACGAATGGAACATGGCAAGTTTGAGTTGGTAGTAGCTACTTACACTATTTATATGAGGGCATAAAATGGTAGCGTGATGTTTGTAGATACTTACAAAAAATATGAGCGTGTAAGAAGGTTCCACAATACCGATGAGCGTAAAATGGCACTGTGACTGTTCATTGTTAATCATTTTCCATTATTTGAAATGTGGTGTCCTAGCCCACTATATTCTGTGATAGCCAAAactttttgtcattttatttttttatattttctaacagATATTAGATGAACTACATCCTCATATAAGTTCCATGATGTCTAATCAAACCATTAAGCGCAAACCAGATGTTCATTGTCTAAAAGTCGACGTGGGCGCTCAAGGGCTACTACAGTACACTCAAATTCAGTTCTTCAAAATGCTTGCATCAAGGGGATTCACTATGAAAGGATGTAATGTTATGCCATATCCTGCTCCTAGACCACAGTATGAGTTTTTCTTTGCACGATGACAATGGATCTACAACGTGAAATGGCTTTAATAATTATTACATGATAACTTTTTTGTTCATACTATACTTAGTCTGTATGCAATATTTGGTGCTATACGTATTTTGCCGCTGACTAAATAGCTCTAAATGTTTGATGAACTCGGTTGTCTAACCGCTTCCTCGGTGCTCCAATTTGTTTCTACCAATAAGATGTCTGTTGCttcttcattgaaatgacaatctgctgcaatatcaaatgatgaattaaccaatcaagggatcacagactttcaggcctcttcttggcctttcctgtgattccttcactctcacttgtattatgattttgtatgtatcctatgttctttgctatttgatgagtgaaaaataaatgaatgaatgaatgaatagaaaCACTCTCTGCTTAGAGCCTAAGGCTAGACTTAGGCGTtgtgcaataaatatgagcccccggggtaaaatttccaaatggcgtgccataaattgcttgccctccctctcggcctgccaaaaatcgtttaccaatttgcaaactttaaatataTGTATGATGCAAGCTTAGcaagcaggaaattgtgcatttttgacagtttctgtaaagtttttctaagcctttttagagcatgttAGTTAAAGGGTGCaccgtaaatgtgtgccaaaaattgcttgtcacccctctcggcctgccaaaattacttgccccaacccctctcggcctgccaaaaatattttgtccccccccccccctctgccaTTTTACCAACcctccgggctcataattattgcacatcctctAAGTTTAAAGaatacattccctcatttcaaatgataagttttggtttctcttttgttcagaaaccaaacagCAAGgtattaaaaagtagagcagatctgatctgtaatcataacactattgtgctggagGACACAGTATAAGGTATATAACCAGGGATCGATATAACCATAAGTATATAATGGCCAATTGTGCTAGCTATCGGATATCTATCACTGCGGGCGGTAGTTGATGATCTTTGAAATCTGATTTAGTCTTACTTCAGATAAGTAtgtcgtaggtggcatactttcatgtCACCTTATAATTATACCCCGAGTTCTAGGGCTAGAAATCATGCGCGtatattcaggcatgagaattttcctgctttttcgggatttcctgcttttttgtggtccaaatttccgcactttctttttaatttcagcccgcttTTGGCCTTTTTAGTCTCATTTCACACgcgttttttcatggatgatcattctcatgcctgtatattGAGAGGGGActatgtttgtttgtatgaaacacaaACGATGCATGATGCTGGAGattatttgattatgaattagtttattgtgcccgataagcacaacccatacctcttaccttaGGCTCCCCTCTCCCCACCTATATAACCCCCTCTTCCGTAAGTGTCTCCTTCCCCTCTTCGCCTCCCCTtcattcgatatctcctctatctcgaACTCTCCTCTCCCTTTCCTTTCCACttccatctgtttctctttctccttccccttacacccccacacaccatctttcccctctctccctctcctcatTTTATAGTGTCTCGAGTAataaataaaagtcaatttaaaccgatattggaagtcatatagcTTTCTATTATATCGATCATATGCATGCGatatacatataaataaataagtgtATAATAGTGTATATATCACTCAAGTGTCTATTCTCAGGGTATTCTTTTGAAATATTtcggtggtctatattttttcacagtgaaataagcctTGGCTATTTCCAAAACTAaatcacgctttcaaatgtagattgacttgtgcgACTCCtctgaatattgcactgcgatatttaaataaaaacatcTTTTGTATACTAAtaatttgatcaaggtaacttcaaaccggATTTCCGATTACATACCAAACTGAATTAAAAACCGAAACAgcttgctacaaattttaagtttctaacaaggTTACAGACAAAGAAATCGATAGCtatcgataatgacgtcagttaagagcttaggcaggataataggaaaccacgtgaccaaaaccaaaactcaaACCATTGAAATAGTAGATATCGATGATCAAACttaatatttgaaatgaccgaatcCTTGCATCGATCGAAAACATCGAACATCGACTGGGGAATGCGACAACTCCATTAGCCACATTATAtcaattgagtggcccagtataaaaacggcccatggcacatttttgaaaaatagagggcgatgttgaaaaatgtcaaaggtcaccaaaggtcatccatacaaacataacacatcatgaatgtaactcgggaatgttgtcaatttaatcttttaagcatcaaatttcttatgtattttattgaacattcgtacatttacagtgccgatttctcccaatgacgaaaaatgtgccatgggccgtttttatactgggccactcaattgaAGGCATGGCTGCAGCAGTCCGGGATTGGTATCCTAAACCTCTTAACACTTGAGAAACCAGGCTCATCGAGGATGTCATATTGTGATGTTAACTGAACATGACGCAATATGAAATATTGTACATAAACACAGCATTAAGAAGCTTATGAATATATAAATAATTTAAGTTTTATCTGAAAAAATATAGTCGATTTATgtctttttaaatttgtttttaagtaatattttattcaaattacaaTTGTTGACGTCTGCCCAAATTGTAttacaataatataaataatattcatctTGTGTAAGAAATGTTTTTATGTATTTCCAAAGTTTATCTTTATCTTCTGCAGTGAACTATGGTGTGACTAACAAGGTTGTAATGAATCATTAATACCAACTTTCAATACTTGATAACTAATTACCCCAGGCAAACTTGGCTTTGTTATAAACTGTTCATCTCAGGGATAGATAAAGAATTCCGTTGGAACTGGAACCGTCAAGAAGAAATGGTTAGAACTTTTATTAGGATCATACAATTTTCATTATGGCGAAAAAAAACCCGGTTTTCAGATTAAAATTTATTACAAATTTATGTAGAATGTAAGAAATGCTAGTTGTAATGAAAGTGGTTGTTTTGTGTTCGTAATTTTTTTATGGAACTTAAGGCCATAAACCTATTTGTTCATAATCATAAATGTTGAACAATAAAGAAAGCATGAACATAATATACTGTAGTAGTATGTCTTATTTTGTTAGATTGATTGTAATATCTTTGTAATGTGACGATGAATAAAACAATATATAGAACTACCCATGCAGTATTGTAACTACATGTAtccacacaacacaggggcactcataataagcaattgaaccctactggtagcgctgtgttgtagctataggagatgaactacattgtagttagcgtcatatatgaaaaagtataaaagccatgattttagtacttggtctatgtttcaattacttattcttttcaaaatatctgaattttcaacccggtacaagctttaataacgggggagcatgcatttgtatgagaaaggaaatataccatcttatccaaactcccgtgttaatccaatgcacattttgcttcaccgggccgccctgacttggtcgcgtttggaagaggagtgccaccaaatttagtactttctgtcaattaagtatggtttattttctac
Proteins encoded in this region:
- the LOC140150498 gene encoding uncharacterized protein isoform X1, yielding MAFETPPPAYPVGKVENDFVTLQFALVGAISRHYDLSVYGDDTILDELHPHISSMMSNQTIKRKPDVHCLKVDVGAQGLLQYTQIQFFKMLASRGFTMKGCNVMPYPAPRPQYEFFFAR